Proteins found in one Pseudoxanthomonas sp. SL93 genomic segment:
- the bioB gene encoding biotin synthase BioB, with amino-acid sequence MSAHFSNDTSPLRHDWQRDELLALFDLPFPELLHRAAAVHRQHFDPAEVQVSTLLSVKTGGCPEDCAYCPQAQRYDTGVQAQKLMSTGDVLAKAQQAKAAGASRFCMGAAWRSPKDRDIPKVAEMIREVKALGLETCATLGMLSSEHAQALKDAGLDYYNHNLDTAPEFYGDIIHTREYQDRLDTLGHVRDAGMKTCCGGIVGMGESRGQRAGLLQALANLPAHPDSVPINRLVQVAGTPLHGTAELDPFEFVRTIAVARITMPRSMVRLSAGREGMSDELQALCFLAGANSIFHGEKLLTTGNPDTERDQALFARLGLRPMAVQVEKSHGHHRTDAPGSGTVHADITAPAPFCGQAA; translated from the coding sequence ATGTCCGCTCACTTTTCCAATGACACCTCGCCGCTGCGCCATGACTGGCAGCGCGACGAGCTGCTGGCCCTGTTCGACCTGCCGTTCCCGGAGCTCCTGCACCGCGCCGCCGCGGTGCATCGCCAGCATTTCGATCCGGCCGAGGTGCAGGTCTCGACGCTGCTGTCGGTGAAGACCGGCGGTTGCCCGGAAGACTGTGCCTACTGCCCGCAGGCGCAGCGCTACGACACCGGCGTACAGGCGCAGAAGCTGATGAGCACCGGAGACGTGCTGGCCAAGGCACAGCAGGCCAAGGCGGCCGGCGCATCGCGCTTCTGCATGGGCGCGGCGTGGCGTTCGCCGAAGGATCGCGACATCCCCAAGGTCGCCGAGATGATCCGCGAAGTGAAGGCGCTGGGGCTGGAGACCTGCGCCACGCTGGGCATGCTGTCGTCGGAACACGCCCAGGCGCTGAAGGACGCCGGCCTGGACTACTACAACCACAACCTGGATACCGCGCCGGAGTTCTACGGCGACATCATCCACACCCGCGAATACCAGGATCGGCTGGACACGCTTGGCCATGTGCGCGATGCCGGCATGAAGACCTGCTGCGGCGGCATCGTCGGCATGGGCGAGTCGCGCGGACAGCGTGCCGGGTTGCTGCAGGCGCTGGCCAACCTGCCGGCGCACCCGGACTCGGTGCCGATCAACCGCCTGGTGCAGGTGGCGGGCACGCCGCTGCACGGCACGGCCGAACTGGATCCGTTCGAATTCGTCCGCACCATCGCGGTCGCGCGCATCACCATGCCGCGATCGATGGTGCGGTTGTCCGCGGGACGCGAAGGCATGAGCGACGAGCTGCAGGCGCTGTGCTTCCTGGCCGGGGCCAACTCCATCTTCCATGGCGAGAAGCTGCTGACCACCGGCAACCCGGATACCGAGCGCGACCAGGCCCTGTTCGCCCGCTTGGGCCTGCGCCCGATGGCCGTACAGGTCGAAAAGAGCCACGGCCATCACAGAACCGACGCCCCGGGCAGCGGTACGGTGCATGCCGACATCACCGCACCCGCGCCGTTCTGCGGGCAGGCGGCGTAG
- a CDS encoding ComF family protein has product MDVPQVDKIWRGLGRLLLAPRCLICRERGSNGSDLCSSCRQRLPWNTSACFRCGLPLPHPAECGECLVRPPPVASTTAVFVYGFPLDRLVPRFKFHHDLAAGRLMAELMAGPLASAPRPDAVVPVPLHAHRLRRRGYDQALELARPLARSLGLPLRADLLERIRATAPQSELDADARHRNLARAFAVTASAPLPAHVALVDDVMTTGATLHAAAKALRKAGVARVDAWVCARVP; this is encoded by the coding sequence ATGGACGTTCCTCAAGTTGACAAGATCTGGCGGGGGCTGGGACGCCTGCTGCTGGCTCCACGCTGCCTCATTTGTCGCGAACGTGGCAGCAATGGCAGCGATCTGTGCTCAAGCTGCCGGCAACGCCTGCCCTGGAACACCTCAGCCTGCTTCCGTTGCGGGCTACCCCTGCCCCACCCTGCCGAGTGTGGCGAGTGCCTCGTGCGCCCGCCGCCCGTGGCCAGCACGACCGCCGTGTTCGTGTATGGATTTCCACTGGATCGCCTGGTGCCGCGCTTCAAGTTCCACCATGACCTGGCTGCGGGCCGGCTGATGGCGGAACTGATGGCCGGCCCGCTGGCGTCGGCGCCCCGTCCGGACGCGGTGGTGCCGGTGCCGCTGCATGCGCACCGCCTGCGCCGGCGCGGCTACGACCAGGCGCTCGAACTCGCGCGCCCGCTGGCCCGCTCGCTCGGCCTGCCGCTGCGCGCGGACCTGCTGGAGCGGATCCGCGCCACCGCGCCGCAGTCGGAACTGGACGCGGATGCCCGTCACCGCAACCTGGCGCGGGCGTTCGCGGTAACCGCAAGCGCCCCGCTTCCGGCGCACGTCGCCCTGGTGGACGACGTGATGACCACGGGCGCCACCCTGCATGCCGCCGCGAAGGCACTGCGCAAGGCGGGGGTGGCGCGAGTGGACGCCTGGGTCTGCGCGCGCGTGCCCTGA
- a CDS encoding Rid family hydrolase: MPRLVFLLLLIAAPAAAQTPSPTREHLAAPGHEAAYHQWHYSPVVKVGDTVTVSGIPAAGPGTYEEKVRRMFVALGKELEQAGASYADVVELTSFHVGPTDPTSFQAEFARFAPIHHEFFPAHYPAWTAVGTTALLAPGAVVELRAVAVIGSGKAPRLSIPLPKPRK, encoded by the coding sequence ATGCCACGCCTGGTTTTCCTGTTGCTGTTGATCGCCGCCCCCGCGGCAGCCCAGACCCCTTCGCCGACCCGCGAGCACCTGGCCGCGCCCGGCCATGAGGCCGCGTACCACCAATGGCACTACTCCCCGGTGGTTAAGGTCGGCGACACCGTCACCGTCTCGGGAATACCCGCTGCCGGCCCCGGTACCTACGAAGAGAAAGTGCGCCGCATGTTCGTGGCGCTGGGCAAGGAACTGGAGCAGGCGGGTGCCTCCTATGCGGATGTGGTGGAACTGACCAGTTTCCATGTGGGGCCGACCGACCCGACCAGTTTCCAGGCCGAATTCGCCCGCTTCGCCCCCATCCACCACGAATTCTTTCCCGCGCACTACCCCGCGTGGACGGCCGTGGGCACGACGGCCTTGCTGGCGCCCGGTGCGGTGGTCGAACTCCGTGCGGTGGCGGTGATCGGATCCGGCAAGGCGCCCAGGCTGTCCATCCCGCTGCCCAAGCCGCGCAAGTAA
- the ubiA gene encoding 4-hydroxybenzoate octaprenyltransferase → MSQERFESSPLPPWRERLRQYWKLVRGDRPIGVLLLLWPTWWALWLAADGRPPGWKLFVFTAGVWLTRSAGCVINDYADRWLDPQVERTRDRPLATGAVGGREALLVFAVLMIVAFCLVLTLNRLTVGLSVVGLFLAASYPYLKRYTYLPQVYLGLAFGWGIPMAFAAIQGEVPTVAWVLYGANILWATAYDTWYAMVDREDDIRAGSKSTAILFGDLDLVIQGVLYVLVLVALYLVGRHAGLGLYYLAGLGVAAALIAWEFVMARHRERQACFRAFLHNNWVGAVVFAAIVADLALGR, encoded by the coding sequence ATGAGTCAGGAACGCTTTGAATCCTCCCCGTTACCGCCCTGGCGCGAGCGCCTGCGGCAGTACTGGAAACTGGTGCGCGGGGATCGCCCCATCGGCGTGCTGCTGTTGTTGTGGCCCACGTGGTGGGCCTTGTGGCTGGCGGCCGACGGCAGGCCGCCCGGATGGAAGCTGTTCGTCTTTACGGCAGGCGTGTGGCTTACGCGGTCGGCAGGGTGCGTGATCAACGACTACGCCGACCGCTGGCTGGATCCGCAGGTCGAGCGTACCCGGGACCGCCCGCTGGCGACGGGCGCGGTGGGCGGACGCGAAGCGTTGCTGGTGTTCGCGGTGCTGATGATCGTCGCCTTCTGCCTGGTGCTGACGCTGAACCGGCTGACGGTGGGATTGAGCGTGGTCGGTCTCTTCCTGGCGGCCAGCTATCCCTATCTCAAGCGGTATACGTACCTGCCGCAGGTGTATCTGGGCCTGGCCTTTGGCTGGGGCATCCCGATGGCGTTCGCGGCGATACAGGGCGAAGTGCCCACCGTGGCGTGGGTGCTGTACGGCGCCAACATCCTCTGGGCCACGGCCTACGACACCTGGTATGCGATGGTCGACCGTGAGGACGACATCCGTGCAGGCTCGAAGTCCACCGCCATCCTCTTCGGCGACCTGGACCTGGTCATCCAGGGCGTGCTGTACGTCCTGGTGCTGGTCGCGTTGTACCTGGTCGGTCGGCACGCCGGCCTGGGGCTCTACTACCTGGCTGGCCTGGGCGTCGCCGCCGCGCTGATCGCCTGGGAATTCGTCATGGCGCGCCACCGCGAACGCCAGGCGTGCTTTCGTGCGTTCCTGCACAACAACTGGGTGGGCGCGGTGGTATTCGCGGCGATCGTGGCGGATCTCGCGCTGGGCCGTTGA
- a CDS encoding aldose epimerase has protein sequence MHLGTGDLSVDLAPEAGGRIAQIRYRGIEQLIGPDDGWPAMIAWGCYPMVPWAGRVRHARFHSGGVAQMLEANMGAHAIHGVGFALPWGVVEHTPTGALMTLALPRDSRWPYGGTARQSIQVEPDRLRMTLSVEAGDQPMPVVIGWHPWFRKPERLEFTPVSMYPRDAEGVATLPTGPALPGPWDDCFHKEGDVTLHRGGQRLQLASDCTHWVVFDGMAHATCVEPQSGPPDAFNLYDDVLPAGDVLERSFVLHWQQDGA, from the coding sequence TTGCACCTCGGGACCGGCGACCTTTCCGTTGATCTCGCGCCGGAGGCAGGCGGTCGCATCGCGCAGATCCGTTACCGCGGCATCGAGCAGCTGATCGGGCCGGATGACGGTTGGCCGGCGATGATCGCGTGGGGTTGCTATCCGATGGTGCCGTGGGCGGGTCGCGTCCGGCACGCACGTTTCCATTCCGGCGGCGTCGCGCAGATGCTGGAAGCGAACATGGGCGCGCATGCCATCCATGGCGTCGGATTCGCACTTCCGTGGGGCGTGGTCGAACACACGCCCACCGGTGCGCTGATGACGCTGGCGCTGCCGCGCGACAGCCGCTGGCCGTATGGCGGAACCGCCAGGCAGTCGATCCAGGTTGAACCTGACCGCCTGCGGATGACGCTGTCCGTCGAAGCGGGAGACCAGCCGATGCCCGTGGTCATCGGCTGGCACCCGTGGTTCCGCAAGCCGGAGCGACTGGAGTTCACGCCGGTCTCCATGTATCCCCGCGATGCCGAAGGCGTCGCGACGCTGCCCACGGGGCCGGCGCTTCCGGGTCCCTGGGATGATTGCTTCCACAAGGAAGGGGACGTCACCCTGCACCGGGGCGGGCAACGCCTGCAGTTGGCTTCGGACTGCACGCACTGGGTGGTCTTCGACGGCATGGCCCACGCCACCTGCGTGGAACCCCAGAGCGGGCCACCCGATGCCTTCAATCTGTACGACGACGTGCTGCCTGCCGGCGACGTGCTGGAGCGCAGCTTCGTGCTCCATTGGCAACAGGACGGGGCATGA
- a CDS encoding glycoside hydrolase family 43 protein encodes MTHEPTTVDLDELANRAVSAPLVTHIYTADPSAHVFDGKIYIYPSHDIDAGAPFDDEGGHFGMEDYHVLCMDSPESEAIDCGVALHVRDVPWAERQMWAPDAASKDGRYYLYFPAKRADGLFRIGVATSDHPAGPFIAEPEPIPGCYSIDPAAFADDDGQHYLYFGGIWGGQLQRYRDNIHDPRNEEPAPNQPALGPRVARLSDDMKALAEPSAEVRILDEHGQSLLAGDHARRYFEGPWVHKYEGRYYLSWSTGNTHLLCYATGDSPYGPFVYQGVILKPVVGWTTHHSICAFGDRWYLFYHDAVLSGGVTHLRSVKMVELHHDAQGRIQTIDPYGG; translated from the coding sequence ATGACCCACGAACCGACCACCGTCGATCTTGACGAACTCGCCAACCGGGCGGTGTCCGCGCCGCTGGTGACGCATATCTACACGGCGGACCCGTCCGCCCATGTGTTCGACGGCAAGATCTACATCTATCCCTCCCATGACATCGACGCAGGCGCCCCCTTCGATGACGAAGGCGGCCACTTCGGCATGGAGGACTACCACGTGCTCTGCATGGACTCGCCCGAGTCCGAGGCCATCGATTGCGGCGTGGCCTTGCATGTGCGCGATGTGCCGTGGGCGGAGCGGCAGATGTGGGCACCGGACGCGGCCAGCAAGGATGGACGCTATTACCTGTATTTCCCCGCCAAGCGTGCCGACGGCCTCTTCCGGATCGGCGTGGCGACCAGTGACCATCCCGCCGGTCCTTTCATCGCCGAACCGGAACCCATCCCGGGGTGCTACTCGATCGACCCGGCCGCCTTCGCCGATGACGACGGTCAGCATTACCTCTATTTCGGCGGCATCTGGGGCGGACAACTGCAGCGCTACCGCGACAACATCCACGACCCGCGGAATGAAGAGCCGGCGCCCAACCAGCCAGCACTGGGGCCACGCGTGGCGCGCCTCAGCGACGACATGAAAGCGCTTGCCGAACCCAGCGCCGAGGTCCGCATCCTCGACGAGCACGGTCAGTCGCTGCTCGCCGGCGATCATGCGCGCCGCTACTTCGAAGGGCCATGGGTGCACAAGTACGAGGGACGCTATTACCTGTCGTGGTCAACCGGCAACACCCATCTTCTCTGCTATGCCACGGGCGACAGTCCCTATGGCCCGTTCGTCTACCAGGGCGTCATTCTGAAGCCGGTGGTGGGTTGGACCACGCACCACTCCATCTGCGCCTTTGGCGACAGGTGGTACCTGTTCTACCACGATGCCGTGCTGTCGGGCGGCGTCACCCACCTGCGCTCGGTGAAGATGGTCGAACTGCACCACGACGCGCAGGGTCGTATACAGACGATCGATCCCTATGGCGGCTGA
- a CDS encoding MFS transporter, translated as MSTLEQPLSVREKLGYSLGDLAANLIFQTLITYLAFFYTDVYQLPPATAATIIFVVGLLGAFVFTPIIGIAADRTRTRWGKFRPWILWTAVPFGILALLAFSTPDLGERGKIIYALTTYSLLVLVYAANNLPYSALSGVLTGNMAQRNSLSAYRFVAVMVAQFVIQVLLLPLVLILGDGDKVKGFESVMTLFAVVGTVFFLITFFTTRERVVPIAAQSSGVMQDLADLVRNRPWQVMLALTILVFINLALKGGTYVYYFQYYLSGPALAAFLQDIGFNGFIGGLNATLTRAGLTEFQWPKDAATSAFSLFNASGIICMILGIGLSRPLADRFGKRDVFGGALFVSTLFLLVFYVYPPTAIPAVFVSFMLHGFCYGITIPLLWAMIADVADYSEWKNNRRATAIIFSAMLCGLKIGLSIGGALVAGLLAHYGYQPGAALQSPQTVDGIRLTVSVFASLPFLVAVALLLAYEINKQLEARIERELAERRAGQVGVTP; from the coding sequence ATGTCCACGCTTGAACAACCGTTGTCGGTCCGGGAGAAACTCGGGTACAGCCTGGGTGATCTGGCGGCGAACCTGATCTTCCAGACGCTCATCACCTACCTGGCGTTCTTCTACACCGACGTCTACCAGCTGCCCCCGGCCACCGCGGCCACCATCATCTTCGTGGTGGGCCTGCTGGGGGCGTTCGTGTTCACGCCGATCATCGGCATCGCGGCCGACCGCACCCGCACCCGCTGGGGCAAGTTCCGTCCGTGGATCCTGTGGACGGCGGTCCCGTTCGGCATCCTGGCACTGCTCGCCTTCAGCACGCCGGATCTCGGCGAGCGCGGGAAGATCATCTATGCGCTGACGACCTACAGCCTGCTGGTACTGGTGTACGCGGCCAACAACCTGCCGTATTCCGCGCTGAGTGGCGTGCTGACCGGCAACATGGCCCAGCGCAACAGCCTGTCGGCGTATCGTTTCGTGGCGGTGATGGTGGCTCAGTTCGTCATCCAGGTACTGCTGCTGCCGCTGGTGCTGATCCTGGGCGACGGTGACAAGGTGAAGGGGTTCGAGAGCGTGATGACCCTGTTCGCGGTCGTCGGCACCGTGTTCTTCCTGATCACCTTCTTCACCACGCGCGAGCGCGTCGTTCCCATCGCCGCGCAATCGTCCGGCGTGATGCAGGACCTGGCGGACCTGGTGCGCAACCGGCCGTGGCAGGTCATGCTGGCGCTCACCATCCTGGTGTTCATCAACCTGGCGCTGAAGGGGGGTACGTATGTCTATTACTTCCAGTATTACCTCAGCGGTCCGGCGCTGGCGGCGTTCCTGCAGGACATCGGGTTCAACGGCTTCATCGGCGGGCTCAACGCCACGCTGACCCGTGCGGGCCTGACCGAATTCCAGTGGCCCAAGGATGCGGCCACCTCGGCGTTCAGCCTGTTCAACGCCAGCGGCATCATCTGCATGATCCTGGGCATCGGGCTGTCGCGGCCGCTGGCCGACCGCTTCGGCAAGCGCGATGTGTTCGGCGGTGCGCTGTTCGTGTCCACGCTGTTCCTGCTGGTGTTCTACGTCTACCCGCCGACGGCGATTCCTGCCGTGTTCGTGTCCTTCATGCTGCACGGGTTCTGCTACGGCATCACCATTCCGCTGCTGTGGGCGATGATCGCCGACGTGGCCGATTACTCGGAGTGGAAGAACAACCGGCGCGCCACCGCCATCATCTTCTCCGCCATGCTGTGCGGCCTGAAGATCGGGTTGAGCATCGGCGGCGCGCTGGTCGCCGGGCTGCTCGCGCATTACGGCTACCAGCCGGGCGCGGCGCTGCAATCGCCGCAGACGGTGGACGGCATCCGCCTGACCGTCAGCGTGTTCGCCTCACTGCCGTTCCTGGTGGCCGTCGCGCTGCTGCTGGCTTACGAAATCAACAAGCAGCTTGAAGCGCGCATCGAGCGCGAACTGGCCGAGCGCAGGGCGGGCCAGGTGGGCGTCACGCCCTGA
- a CDS encoding glycoside hydrolase family 3 protein, which yields MMKTVSRPLPAYRRARPGLRALALCVFALVARPGWAADAKPWLDTSKSFEARAAALVGQMTLEEKAAQMQNAAPAIDRLGVPAYDWWNEALHGVARAGQATVFPQAIGLAATFDVPLMGEVATTISDEARAKHHQFVRDGSHGRYQGLTFWSPNINIFRDPRWGRGQETYGEDPYLTARMGVAFVRGLQGDDPTYRKLDATAKHFAVHSGPEADRHHFDARPSQRDLYDTYLPAFETLVKEGDVDAVMGAYNRVYGESASASRFLLRDILRRDWGFKGYVVSDCWAIVDIWKNHKIVATREEAAALAVKNGTELECGEEYATLPAAVRQGLISEAEIDDAVTRLFAARMRLGMFDPPERVRWARIPYSTNQAPANDALALKAAQASLVLLKNDGTLPLPRTLKRIAVIGPTADDTMALLGNYYGTPAAPVTVLQGIRDAAKGIEVTYARGVDLVEGRDDPAATPLIEAAFLRPSAGSPERGLRGEYFRTPDLSGTPALVRTDAQIGFRWDRGSPTDNLLARGEAAPGQGIPNDGFSIRWSGQLLPPVSGRYRIEAAADDGYRLYVDGKRVLDRWTNSDRLRSDGVELDLQAGRAYDLRLEYYDAERDAGVRLAWRMPGAKPPFEEALDVARKADVVVFVGGLTGDVEGEEMTVNYPGFAGGDRTDMRLPSPQRALLEALHATGKPVVLVLTGGSALAVDWPQANLPAILMSWYPGQRGGTAVADALFGDTNPAGRLPVTFYKADETMPAFDDYAMEGRTYRYFRGTPLYPFGHGLSYTRFDYSDLQLDKRVVAPDGSMTVQVQVANTGTRAGEEVVQLYVRPLQNTPGGAQQELRGFQRIHLKPGERRTVSFVLAADAALRRYDEARKAYAVAPGRYEVRVGASSADLRVSDQFDVQAAGR from the coding sequence ATGATGAAGACCGTGAGCCGTCCCCTTCCTGCCTACCGGCGTGCCCGCCCCGGCCTGCGTGCGCTGGCGCTGTGTGTCTTCGCGCTGGTGGCGCGGCCCGGATGGGCAGCGGATGCAAAGCCCTGGCTCGATACGTCGAAGAGCTTCGAGGCACGCGCGGCCGCGCTGGTCGGGCAGATGACGCTGGAAGAAAAAGCGGCGCAGATGCAGAACGCCGCGCCTGCCATCGATCGCCTGGGCGTGCCTGCCTACGACTGGTGGAACGAAGCGCTGCACGGCGTGGCGCGCGCGGGCCAGGCGACGGTGTTCCCGCAGGCCATCGGCCTGGCCGCGACGTTCGACGTGCCGCTGATGGGCGAAGTCGCCACCACCATCAGCGACGAGGCACGCGCCAAGCATCACCAGTTCGTGCGCGACGGCTCGCATGGCCGCTATCAGGGACTCACCTTCTGGTCGCCGAACATCAACATCTTCCGCGACCCGCGCTGGGGTCGCGGCCAGGAAACCTACGGCGAGGATCCGTACCTGACCGCGCGCATGGGGGTGGCGTTCGTACGCGGCCTGCAGGGCGACGACCCGACCTATCGCAAGCTGGATGCCACCGCCAAGCACTTCGCCGTGCACAGTGGTCCCGAGGCCGACCGCCATCACTTCGATGCGCGCCCGAGCCAGCGCGATCTGTACGACACCTACCTGCCTGCCTTCGAGACACTGGTGAAGGAAGGCGACGTGGACGCGGTGATGGGCGCCTACAACCGCGTCTACGGCGAATCGGCCAGCGCCAGCCGCTTCCTGCTGCGCGACATCCTGCGTCGCGACTGGGGATTCAAGGGATACGTGGTATCCGACTGCTGGGCGATCGTGGACATCTGGAAGAACCACAAGATCGTCGCCACCCGCGAGGAGGCCGCGGCGCTGGCGGTCAAGAACGGCACCGAACTGGAGTGCGGCGAGGAATACGCCACGCTGCCCGCCGCGGTGCGCCAGGGACTGATCAGCGAAGCCGAGATCGACGATGCGGTAACGCGGCTGTTCGCGGCGCGGATGCGGCTGGGCATGTTCGACCCGCCGGAACGCGTGCGCTGGGCGCGCATTCCTTACTCGACCAACCAGGCCCCGGCGAATGATGCGCTGGCGCTGAAAGCGGCACAGGCGTCACTGGTGCTGCTGAAGAACGACGGCACCCTGCCGTTGCCACGCACCCTCAAGCGCATCGCGGTGATCGGCCCGACCGCCGACGACACCATGGCGCTGCTCGGCAACTACTACGGTACGCCGGCCGCACCCGTGACCGTGCTGCAGGGCATCCGTGACGCCGCGAAGGGCATCGAGGTGACGTACGCGCGCGGCGTGGACCTGGTGGAAGGGCGCGACGATCCGGCGGCCACCCCGCTGATCGAAGCCGCCTTCCTGCGGCCGTCGGCCGGCTCCCCGGAGCGCGGCCTGCGCGGCGAATACTTCCGCACGCCGGATCTCTCCGGCACGCCGGCTCTGGTGCGCACCGATGCGCAGATCGGCTTCCGTTGGGATCGCGGTTCGCCGACCGACAACCTGCTGGCGCGCGGCGAGGCGGCGCCGGGGCAGGGCATTCCGAACGATGGGTTCAGCATCCGCTGGAGTGGCCAGCTGTTGCCGCCGGTATCCGGCCGCTACCGGATCGAAGCGGCCGCGGACGACGGCTACCGCCTGTACGTGGACGGCAAGCGCGTGCTCGACCGCTGGACGAACAGCGACCGCCTGCGCAGCGACGGCGTGGAACTGGACCTGCAGGCGGGCCGAGCCTACGACCTGCGCCTGGAGTATTACGACGCCGAGCGCGATGCGGGCGTGCGCCTGGCCTGGCGCATGCCAGGTGCGAAGCCGCCGTTCGAGGAAGCGCTGGACGTGGCACGCAAGGCGGACGTGGTGGTGTTCGTCGGTGGTCTGACCGGCGACGTGGAAGGCGAGGAAATGACGGTCAACTATCCCGGGTTCGCCGGGGGCGACCGTACCGACATGCGCCTGCCGTCGCCGCAGCGCGCATTGCTGGAAGCGCTGCATGCCACCGGCAAGCCGGTGGTGCTGGTGCTGACCGGCGGCTCCGCGCTCGCCGTGGACTGGCCGCAGGCGAACCTGCCCGCGATCCTGATGAGCTGGTATCCCGGGCAGCGTGGCGGAACCGCCGTGGCGGACGCGCTGTTCGGCGACACGAACCCCGCTGGCCGCCTGCCGGTTACGTTCTACAAGGCGGACGAAACCATGCCGGCGTTCGACGACTATGCGATGGAGGGCCGGACGTACCGCTACTTCCGCGGCACGCCGCTGTACCCGTTCGGCCATGGCCTGTCCTACACGCGGTTCGACTACAGCGACCTGCAGCTGGACAAGCGTGTCGTGGCGCCCGATGGGAGCATGACCGTGCAGGTACAGGTGGCCAACACCGGCACCCGTGCCGGCGAGGAGGTCGTGCAGCTGTACGTGCGTCCATTGCAGAACACGCCGGGCGGGGCGCAGCAGGAACTGCGCGGTTTCCAGCGCATCCACCTGAAGCCGGGCGAGCGGCGCACGGTGTCGTTCGTGCTCGCGGCCGATGCCGCTCTGCGGCGCTATGACGAAGCCCGCAAGGCCTACGCCGTGGCACCGGGGCGTTACGAGGTGCGGGTGGGCGCGTCCAGCGCCGACCTGCGCGTCAGCGATCAGTTCGACGTGCAGGCGGCCGGCCGATGA